A portion of the uncultured Bacteroides sp. genome contains these proteins:
- a CDS encoding insulinase family protein, protein MRQIVIMVFIGLWLGTLQVLANGGRPLPADPKLIKGQLKNGLTYYIYPNDYPRGEAVYRLFVKAGSTIEQDNQKGLAHFLEHMAFNGSKHFPDDGMVRFLESKGAKFGKDLNAHTSFNETVFKLQLPSANPLMVDSTLTILADWAGGLCIDSMQVEKERGVILSEWLSKTGPKRDSENALLMELLNGSRFAERLTIGDTAVIKHCSPERIRNYYNTWYRPSLMAVAVVGDVNPDQVRKLIEEKFGGLKPVEHPKAKLYDIASYKKESAKIVTHESLNTVELDMILLLPLPGAVKNETDYREYLTRALINRLLKVRMNAFAFENPTYKKASIQYSGFLNTKGILLESVELVPGKVKQGIGEFVAQQKQLFSYGFNNAEIDRVKKTLMSQQKNRIDSKQKTASDKLMEDVYSEFYVGNQLISPEQEYELLEHYLPKIDSVYLVKKLAEMYRPKKMHYLLRANNEVYKEVSSTDDLLQFIAEKRKQSVIPYKKDVFIPEVLCRVDRKGTITREDSITELGAVSLYLDNGVRVVFKPSKQDLGKIMLTGFRKGGLYSLDSLQYNSGVFASSIIPVSGAGEFSRSALNYYLAGNSASMRFLVDKTRTGIAGGAQLKDAETLFQLLYLKWTEPKLDKEIYKQVIDKTKESFRLKTDTPADVFQREFSWLLSGRNYTNTELTDSLIDAKVHEDVMLPLFNRFYGPADGYTFVIIGDCKLEDIREYVVTYLGGLPKGSSNIGYQFAERMIPRKDVVLERHDGDSPKAIVSLAFQQDTLQGDFRTYLLKQNVLKAVLRTSLLNHLREEMGKVYSVSVAASATRYPNFLSRTMIGFSCLPQDVDVLVKAVKDDLKNLSDHPQAFDAILRDVKQNMLKEFMLDKQKNSFWSTSIRNSIYNEEENWGYFEQYEQLVNRLTVEELATFIQSSLLEEPMIKGVLYPKTYTID, encoded by the coding sequence ATGAGACAAATCGTTATAATGGTGTTTATCGGATTATGGCTAGGGACACTGCAGGTGCTGGCGAATGGAGGCCGGCCGCTACCTGCCGATCCGAAGTTAATAAAGGGACAGTTAAAAAACGGACTTACTTATTATATTTATCCCAATGATTATCCTCGGGGAGAAGCCGTGTATAGACTTTTTGTGAAGGCGGGATCGACCATAGAACAAGATAATCAGAAAGGTCTGGCGCATTTTCTGGAACACATGGCTTTTAATGGGAGCAAACATTTTCCGGATGATGGAATGGTGCGCTTCTTAGAGTCTAAAGGGGCCAAATTCGGCAAGGATTTGAATGCGCATACTTCTTTTAATGAAACGGTCTTTAAGTTGCAGCTACCTTCGGCTAACCCACTAATGGTAGATTCTACCTTAACGATCTTGGCCGATTGGGCCGGGGGCTTGTGTATAGATAGTATGCAAGTGGAAAAGGAGAGAGGGGTTATTCTTTCGGAATGGCTTTCTAAAACGGGACCCAAGCGTGATAGCGAGAATGCGTTGTTGATGGAGCTACTGAATGGATCTCGTTTTGCGGAAAGGTTGACCATTGGAGATACGGCTGTGATAAAGCACTGTTCTCCGGAAAGAATCCGAAATTATTATAATACATGGTACAGGCCTTCTTTAATGGCGGTTGCGGTGGTAGGAGATGTTAATCCCGATCAGGTTCGGAAGCTCATTGAAGAGAAGTTTGGCGGGTTGAAACCAGTTGAACATCCAAAGGCGAAGTTGTACGACATCGCTTCATATAAAAAGGAGAGTGCCAAGATTGTGACGCATGAGTCTTTGAACACCGTTGAACTGGACATGATTTTATTACTCCCTTTGCCGGGAGCAGTGAAAAATGAAACGGATTACCGGGAGTATCTGACCAGGGCCCTAATAAACCGACTCTTAAAAGTAAGGATGAATGCTTTTGCTTTTGAAAATCCTACTTATAAAAAGGCCTCTATTCAATATTCCGGTTTTTTAAATACGAAAGGGATCTTGCTCGAATCAGTAGAATTGGTACCGGGGAAAGTAAAGCAGGGCATTGGTGAATTTGTAGCTCAGCAAAAACAACTGTTTAGTTATGGGTTTAACAATGCTGAAATTGATAGGGTGAAGAAAACCTTGATGAGTCAACAAAAGAACAGGATAGATAGTAAGCAAAAGACTGCTTCAGATAAGCTGATGGAAGATGTTTATTCTGAATTTTATGTGGGTAATCAACTCATTTCTCCAGAGCAGGAATATGAACTGCTGGAGCATTATTTGCCTAAAATAGATTCGGTGTATCTGGTGAAAAAGTTGGCAGAGATGTATCGTCCTAAAAAGATGCATTACTTGTTAAGAGCCAATAACGAGGTATACAAAGAAGTTTCTTCTACCGATGATTTGCTACAGTTTATTGCTGAAAAGAGAAAACAGTCGGTAATTCCTTATAAAAAGGATGTGTTTATTCCGGAAGTGTTGTGCCGGGTAGATAGAAAAGGTACTATTACGAGGGAAGATAGCATCACTGAACTGGGGGCTGTCTCTTTGTATCTGGATAATGGAGTGAGGGTGGTGTTTAAACCATCGAAACAAGACTTGGGCAAAATTATGCTGACTGGTTTTCGTAAGGGCGGTTTGTATTCACTGGACTCTTTGCAATACAATAGCGGGGTGTTTGCCAGTTCCATCATACCGGTATCTGGAGCAGGTGAATTTAGCAGAAGTGCTTTGAATTACTACTTGGCCGGAAACTCGGCATCGATGCGATTCCTTGTTGATAAGACAAGGACAGGGATAGCAGGAGGTGCGCAGCTAAAAGATGCGGAAACTCTCTTTCAATTACTCTATTTGAAATGGACCGAGCCCAAGCTTGATAAAGAAATCTACAAGCAAGTCATTGATAAGACAAAAGAAAGTTTCCGATTGAAAACGGATACACCTGCGGATGTCTTCCAAAGAGAATTTTCGTGGTTGCTTAGCGGACGAAATTATACCAATACAGAGTTGACTGACTCTTTAATTGACGCGAAAGTGCACGAAGATGTCATGTTGCCATTGTTTAATCGTTTTTATGGCCCGGCCGACGGGTATACGTTTGTGATTATTGGCGATTGTAAACTGGAAGATATTAGAGAGTACGTTGTGACGTATTTGGGAGGATTGCCTAAAGGAAGTTCAAATATCGGTTATCAATTTGCCGAGAGGATGATTCCACGAAAAGATGTGGTACTTGAACGGCACGATGGTGACTCTCCGAAAGCGATTGTTTCACTGGCTTTTCAACAGGATACGTTGCAGGGCGATTTTCGCACATATCTTCTTAAGCAGAATGTGTTGAAGGCTGTTTTAAGAACTTCTCTGCTGAATCACTTGCGTGAAGAGATGGGAAAGGTTTATAGCGTGAGTGTGGCGGCGAGTGCTACTCGTTATCCGAATTTCTTGTCGCGTACAATGATTGGCTTCTCTTGTTTGCCGCAAGATGTGGATGTGTTAGTGAAGGCTGTGAAAGATGACTTGAAGAACTTATCGGATCATCCGCAGGCTTTTGATGCTATTTTGCGTGATGTGAAACAGAATATGCTGAAAGAGTTTATGCTTGACAAGCAGAAGAATTCTTTCTGGAGTACTTCCATCAGAAATTCAATTTACAATGAGGAAGAGAACTGGGGCTATTTTGAGCAATACGAGCAATTGGTTAACCGCTTGACTGTTGAAGAACTAGCGACATTCATTCAGTCTTCACTTTTGGAAGAACCAATGATTAAGGGGGTGCTTTATCCCAAAACATATACGATAGATTAG
- a CDS encoding RagB/SusD family nutrient uptake outer membrane protein: MKWKIYIMLSACFWTFLLSGCDNFLEVEQKGQTTIPVFFSDVEGLNAGLVGSYNKVYAYYDNEFLKYPDAAGNMLRMNSVAAGTEMLDQYNYTSDAEQETGAVGYVWRRILEALANVNNVIQYQPSILSKYPNKSEECNRILGEALFLRALSHFDLCRTYAQPYNYTSDASHLGIPVLLKTPGPDDDISRASVKAVYTQILSDLDKAVVTFANIPQRGVYHASKQAVYALYSRVYLYMEDWVNAEKYAKLAIASTPLAEGTTFLNMYWTVSTPGETIFRLNGEDQSGKLKTFYDLSAAPADTLLTLFDEGDIRLKLLENASGNSYCSKYLFSSQSGTQVNRDDPMVFRVSEMYLNAAEACWHNAQYADARMYIKAILKRAIDESYANEIMAQYSDESLNTLIEKERIKELCFEGHNLFDITRKKQNLLRGKSTNSVVRQIAYPSDYFVLPIPQVELDANTNMQPNPTVNK, translated from the coding sequence ATGAAGTGGAAAATATATATTATGCTGAGTGCCTGCTTTTGGACATTTCTTTTGAGCGGATGCGATAATTTTTTGGAAGTTGAGCAGAAGGGCCAAACGACTATTCCGGTATTTTTCTCGGATGTAGAGGGATTGAATGCCGGGTTGGTAGGGTCGTATAATAAGGTGTACGCCTATTATGATAATGAATTTCTTAAATATCCAGATGCGGCGGGAAATATGTTACGAATGAACTCTGTAGCTGCCGGAACGGAAATGCTCGATCAGTACAACTATACATCTGATGCAGAGCAGGAGACCGGTGCTGTTGGCTATGTTTGGCGCAGGATATTGGAGGCACTGGCTAATGTGAATAATGTGATTCAATATCAGCCCAGTATTTTGTCTAAATATCCCAATAAATCGGAAGAGTGTAACCGAATACTTGGCGAGGCTTTATTTTTGAGAGCTTTGAGTCATTTCGATTTGTGCAGAACTTATGCCCAGCCTTATAATTACACGAGTGATGCTTCTCATCTGGGTATACCTGTTTTACTTAAAACTCCCGGACCGGATGATGACATTTCACGTGCTAGTGTTAAAGCAGTGTATACGCAGATTTTATCGGATTTGGATAAGGCGGTTGTGACCTTTGCAAATATACCGCAAAGAGGTGTTTATCATGCCTCCAAACAGGCGGTGTATGCTTTGTATTCACGGGTGTATTTATACATGGAAGACTGGGTGAATGCGGAGAAATATGCTAAACTGGCTATTGCTTCTACGCCACTGGCGGAAGGAACTACCTTTTTGAATATGTATTGGACTGTTTCTACGCCGGGCGAGACTATTTTTCGCTTGAATGGGGAGGACCAGAGTGGAAAGTTGAAAACTTTTTATGATCTCTCTGCTGCACCTGCCGATACGCTGCTGACACTCTTTGATGAAGGGGACATACGATTGAAATTGTTGGAGAATGCTAGTGGTAATTCTTATTGCTCTAAATATCTGTTTAGCAGTCAGTCCGGCACTCAGGTAAATAGGGATGATCCAATGGTTTTCAGAGTCTCTGAAATGTATTTGAATGCAGCCGAAGCGTGCTGGCACAATGCACAATATGCAGATGCCAGAATGTATATAAAAGCTATTTTGAAAAGGGCTATTGATGAGAGTTATGCTAATGAGATAATGGCACAGTATTCTGATGAAAGCTTAAATACTCTGATAGAGAAAGAGAGAATCAAAGAACTTTGCTTTGAAGGGCATAACCTCTTTGATATAACCCGAAAGAAGCAGAATCTGCTCAGGGGAAAAAGTACGAATTCTGTTGTACGGCAGATAGCCTATCCGAGTGACTATTTTGTATTACCCATACCTCAGGTGGAACTGGATGCGAATACGAATATGCAACCGAATCCTACAGTTAATAAATAA
- a CDS encoding SusC/RagA family TonB-linked outer membrane protein gives MKKIKLLVWLAALFACSPTFSGIAIAGQVAHGTTAHEAGMAMDEHRITLNVTQVPIRSLFDEIHRQTKLDFVFNNEQLQTMPLVTVKATDEPVAQVLSRVFAGTDFSFKISSRIITVSKKEEVGQKVGDKRTISGKVTDSFGDPCLSVTVQLKGTKIVTITDLDGRYSLVVPDTENALLSFSFIGMKTKLVALKNRSVINVQMQEDAISVGDVVIVGAYGTAQKRSDQVGSAYQVGADQLKSLPALRVDKLLDGLVPGMRIDPNTDSPDNTRPRYNLRVRGDASLSASNEPLWVVDGTPIYTGESTNLIPGLSSTISPLSFINPDDIESFTVLKDATATSIYGADGANGVILITTKKGREGKTRLHVLTQYGIAQIDKSTKYKMLNAKQYLGLAKEAYQNAGNDMRYFPFTDNENNAYSSTDTDWSDVFYGTGNTWQTNLSLEGGTEASKYYISGAYFENSATIKGNKQQRMSVRTNIDMNLNRKLKAVFNLNASYNINDLFNPGTDYYEFLPIVGPYNADGTFRLYNTTIEGKNTDGSPNWVANKFFNSVAEREENVNNQKTLYTSGNLLLEYKVMKGLTYTVQLGVDYQSSRDEQYGARTNWSGMTIADGPIGNSTRNTLTLLNWTNVHRLNFNRSFGKHTVGALAALEAGAKEYTTVGVTGSGFINDKIQDVSYAEERYGSNSSSTTRKASMLFQGSYSYDRRYYLTFNGRRDGNSRFGTDVRWGNFGSVGASWNVHNESFYSIPWMNIMKIKASYGVNGNSRLGSQEALGLYKYGETYSYAGENGGVLAGASNSKLSWETTYMTNVGLRVRLFNRLDVEIEGYHNKTTNLLSQLDVSRATGDTRVYRNVGTILNKGLELTISSENFKAKQEGDFGWTTDLNMSHNSNKLLKLYNGISKNMGQQVWKEGYDTHTYNLVRWAGVDPRDGAPLWYDANGNITRTYNTDNRVPSKSSTPILFGGITNTFEYKNFELRALLNYTIGGYAYSSFGRNSNSDGLNIMSENQSVDQLDRWQKPGDLALNPKPLWGISTSSVMGSTRYLYNKTMVRLQNVVLTYHVPVSLLRTMGINNCSLSFIGDNLLAWSPYSSKDRNSYKTSMSGYPLERGYSFSLNFGL, from the coding sequence ATGAAAAAAATAAAACTATTAGTGTGGCTTGCGGCTTTGTTTGCTTGTAGCCCGACTTTCTCCGGCATTGCAATAGCAGGGCAAGTGGCTCATGGCACAACTGCTCATGAAGCCGGAATGGCGATGGACGAGCATCGGATAACTCTGAATGTTACTCAGGTCCCCATTCGTTCGCTCTTTGATGAGATTCACAGACAAACGAAATTGGATTTTGTGTTTAATAATGAACAGTTGCAGACAATGCCTCTGGTCACAGTGAAGGCTACTGACGAGCCTGTTGCCCAAGTACTTTCACGCGTGTTTGCGGGAACTGATTTCTCCTTCAAAATTTCATCACGTATAATTACGGTTAGTAAGAAAGAAGAGGTGGGTCAGAAGGTAGGAGATAAGAGAACAATATCAGGAAAGGTCACGGATAGTTTTGGTGATCCTTGCCTGAGTGTTACCGTACAACTGAAAGGGACAAAGATTGTGACCATTACCGATCTTGATGGACGTTATTCGTTAGTCGTGCCAGATACAGAAAATGCGCTTTTATCTTTTTCGTTTATTGGAATGAAGACGAAGTTGGTTGCTCTCAAAAATCGAAGCGTCATTAACGTGCAGATGCAGGAGGATGCCATTTCCGTTGGTGATGTGGTGATAGTGGGAGCCTATGGTACAGCGCAGAAGCGTTCTGACCAAGTAGGTAGTGCTTACCAGGTAGGGGCCGACCAGTTGAAATCTTTGCCGGCTTTGCGGGTTGATAAGTTGCTGGATGGATTGGTACCGGGCATGAGGATTGATCCGAATACGGATTCACCAGACAACACCCGCCCCAGATATAATCTGCGCGTGCGAGGTGATGCTTCTTTATCAGCTTCTAACGAACCGTTGTGGGTGGTAGACGGCACACCGATTTACACGGGAGAAAGCACGAACCTCATTCCGGGATTAAGTAGCACGATTAGTCCGCTGTCTTTTATCAATCCAGATGATATTGAATCGTTTACAGTACTGAAAGATGCTACGGCTACTTCTATTTATGGGGCGGATGGAGCAAATGGAGTGATTCTAATTACCACAAAAAAAGGCCGTGAAGGAAAAACGAGATTACATGTACTGACACAATATGGAATAGCACAGATTGATAAAAGTACCAAGTATAAGATGTTGAATGCCAAACAGTATCTTGGATTGGCTAAAGAGGCTTATCAGAATGCCGGAAATGATATGCGGTATTTCCCGTTTACTGATAACGAAAATAATGCTTATAGTAGTACCGATACCGACTGGTCGGATGTGTTTTACGGCACTGGAAATACTTGGCAAACGAACTTGTCGTTAGAAGGCGGGACAGAGGCTTCGAAGTATTATATTTCGGGGGCTTACTTTGAGAATTCAGCTACAATAAAAGGAAACAAACAGCAACGTATGTCTGTGCGGACGAATATTGATATGAATTTGAATCGGAAGTTGAAGGCGGTATTTAACTTGAATGCTTCTTACAACATCAATGATTTGTTTAATCCGGGAACTGATTATTACGAATTCTTACCAATTGTTGGACCTTATAATGCGGATGGGACGTTCAGGCTGTATAATACAACCATTGAAGGTAAGAATACCGATGGATCTCCAAATTGGGTTGCAAATAAGTTCTTTAACAGTGTGGCCGAAAGAGAGGAAAACGTGAATAATCAGAAGACTCTTTATACGAGTGGCAATTTGCTGCTAGAGTATAAAGTGATGAAAGGGTTGACTTACACGGTACAGTTGGGGGTAGATTACCAAAGTTCGCGTGATGAACAATACGGCGCCCGCACAAACTGGTCAGGGATGACGATCGCTGATGGTCCGATAGGCAATTCAACCAGAAACACATTGACTCTGCTGAACTGGACGAACGTTCACCGATTGAATTTTAACCGTAGCTTTGGTAAGCATACTGTAGGAGCATTGGCGGCTTTGGAAGCAGGAGCTAAAGAATATACCACTGTTGGAGTTACGGGATCGGGATTTATTAATGACAAGATACAAGATGTAAGTTATGCTGAAGAACGCTACGGCTCTAACTCAAGCAGTACGACGCGAAAAGCTTCTATGTTGTTTCAGGGAAGTTATTCGTATGATCGCCGTTATTATCTGACTTTTAATGGTCGTCGCGATGGTAATTCTCGCTTTGGTACTGATGTTCGTTGGGGTAACTTCGGTTCGGTAGGAGCATCATGGAACGTTCATAACGAAAGCTTTTATAGTATTCCGTGGATGAATATCATGAAAATTAAGGCTAGTTATGGAGTAAATGGAAATTCACGTTTGGGATCTCAGGAAGCTTTAGGGCTATATAAGTATGGGGAAACTTATAGCTACGCGGGCGAGAACGGAGGAGTGCTGGCTGGAGCTTCAAATTCAAAACTAAGCTGGGAAACAACGTATATGACGAATGTTGGTTTGAGAGTACGCTTGTTCAATCGTCTGGATGTTGAGATAGAAGGCTATCACAACAAAACAACTAATTTGCTGAGTCAGCTCGATGTGAGCAGAGCAACGGGTGATACACGTGTATATAGAAATGTTGGAACGATTCTGAATAAAGGTTTGGAACTCACAATATCAAGTGAGAATTTTAAGGCGAAACAAGAAGGTGATTTCGGCTGGACTACCGATTTAAACATGTCTCACAATAGCAATAAACTCTTGAAATTGTACAATGGTATTTCAAAGAATATGGGCCAACAGGTATGGAAAGAAGGATATGATACTCATACTTACAACTTGGTTCGCTGGGCAGGGGTTGATCCACGAGACGGAGCTCCTTTGTGGTATGACGCCAATGGCAATATTACCCGCACTTATAATACGGATAACAGGGTGCCTTCAAAAAGTTCCACTCCCATTCTTTTTGGTGGTATCACTAATACTTTTGAGTATAAGAATTTTGAGCTTCGTGCCTTGTTGAATTATACGATAGGAGGTTATGCCTATAGCTCGTTCGGACGAAACTCTAATTCGGATGGTTTAAATATAATGTCTGAAAACCAATCTGTCGATCAGCTCGATCGTTGGCAGAAACCTGGCGATTTGGCATTGAACCCGAAACCGCTTTGGGGAATCTCTACGAGTTCAGTAATGGGTTCTACCCGCTATTTGTATAACAAAACCATGGTGAGACTTCAAAATGTGGTGTTGACTTACCATGTTCCGGTTAGCCTGTTGAGGACAATGGGCATCAACAACTGTTCTCTATCATTTATTGGTGATAATTTATTGGCGTGGTCGCCTTATTCAAGCAAAGACAGGAACTCTTATAAAACAAGTATGAGTGGCTATCCGCTTGAAAGAGGTTATTCATTCTCGCTTAATTTTGGTTTGTAA
- a CDS encoding FecR domain-containing protein: MEELIVKYLIGDLSDEERSLLQQWRDESPQNEAFFRSFCEQKSFSKEYREYHLYKNRSKQRFNEAWASLNPQRSVLYRSRKLLLRAAVWLLPLVIAGIGYAIYNSSERIMPGTSKATLLLSNGSVMELGNSQQQNWIYVGKNSVATEHNGMISYNLPDRQTSAGYNVLSVPRGGEFQLKLSDGTLVHLNAQSELKYPVRFADDKRVVILTGEAYFEIAKDSKRPFYIETNGLLIRQYGTKFNVKSRTPESTEVALLEGSIGVMPIHGKMQMLKVGQLAVWNALSQKLDVESRDLFPHVAWHFNRFVFNNESLGNLLQEISLWYEVDVKFSDKSLENLHFTGSVGRSDDMSIMLRAIEETVNVQFKISGHEILVTRK, encoded by the coding sequence ATGGAGGAATTAATCGTAAAGTATTTAATAGGCGATTTATCGGACGAAGAGCGCAGCCTCTTGCAGCAATGGCGGGATGAAAGCCCTCAAAATGAGGCGTTTTTCAGGAGCTTTTGCGAGCAAAAAAGTTTTTCGAAAGAATATCGCGAGTATCACCTGTATAAAAATAGGTCGAAACAACGGTTTAATGAGGCGTGGGCTTCTTTGAATCCGCAACGCTCTGTGCTCTATAGGAGTCGGAAATTATTGCTCAGGGCAGCCGTGTGGCTATTGCCATTGGTTATTGCCGGTATAGGCTATGCCATATACAATAGTTCTGAACGGATAATGCCCGGCACATCCAAGGCCACGTTGCTGCTGAGTAACGGCTCTGTAATGGAATTGGGCAACTCGCAGCAGCAGAACTGGATTTATGTGGGCAAAAACTCTGTTGCCACGGAGCATAATGGCATGATCTCTTATAACTTGCCTGACAGGCAGACTTCTGCCGGATATAATGTTTTGTCAGTTCCGCGTGGCGGAGAATTCCAATTAAAATTGTCTGATGGAACATTGGTGCATCTGAATGCCCAATCTGAATTGAAATACCCGGTTCGTTTTGCTGATGATAAACGTGTGGTTATTCTTACAGGTGAAGCTTATTTTGAAATTGCTAAAGATTCTAAGCGACCTTTTTACATTGAGACAAATGGCTTGCTCATCAGGCAGTATGGTACGAAATTTAATGTGAAGTCGCGCACACCCGAATCGACAGAAGTAGCGTTGTTGGAAGGCTCTATTGGGGTTATGCCCATTCATGGAAAGATGCAAATGCTTAAAGTGGGGCAGTTGGCTGTCTGGAATGCTCTGAGTCAAAAATTGGATGTGGAAAGTAGGGATCTTTTTCCTCATGTAGCTTGGCACTTTAATCGCTTTGTATTTAATAATGAAAGCTTGGGTAATTTGTTGCAAGAGATTTCGTTATGGTATGAGGTGGATGTGAAATTTAGCGATAAGTCTTTAGAAAATCTTCATTTTACAGGAAGTGTAGGGCGTAGCGACGACATGTCTATTATGCTGCGTGCTATTGAAGAGACTGTGAATGTTCAGTTTAAAATATCAGGGCACGAAATTTTAGTTACCAGAAAATAA
- a CDS encoding RNA polymerase sigma-70 factor: MQDGVVFSINRKEVFEKLFNDYYGILVYYALKYVKRDDVAEDLVQDLFLSLWEKQVTFNSIPAFRSFLYTSIKNSALDYLKHEAVESQYIQDSLDKKIPLHDNPVQKEEVYRLLFSQIDKLPGRCREIFLLHLDGLSNEQIATKLSLSIETVKTQKKRAMKALKSNLIEKDKNIYHKILFYSLFLYLEFML; encoded by the coding sequence ATGCAAGATGGAGTCGTATTTTCTATTAACCGAAAAGAGGTATTCGAAAAGCTCTTTAATGATTATTATGGGATTCTAGTCTATTATGCTCTGAAATATGTGAAACGAGATGATGTGGCGGAAGATCTCGTTCAAGACTTGTTTTTGTCTCTTTGGGAGAAGCAAGTGACGTTCAATTCTATCCCTGCATTCAGGTCCTTTCTCTACACTTCTATTAAAAATTCGGCTTTGGACTACCTGAAGCATGAAGCTGTGGAAAGCCAATATATACAGGACTCATTGGATAAAAAAATCCCTTTACACGATAATCCGGTGCAAAAAGAAGAAGTCTACCGACTTTTATTTAGTCAAATTGATAAATTGCCCGGGCGATGCAGAGAAATCTTCTTGTTGCACCTTGATGGGCTGAGCAACGAACAAATAGCGACTAAGCTGTCGCTCTCTATAGAGACGGTGAAGACTCAGAAAAAACGTGCTATGAAAGCACTTAAAAGCAATTTGATAGAGAAAGACAAAAATATATATCATAAAATACTATTTTATTCCCTTTTCTTGTACCTCGAATTCATGCTATAG